A stretch of the Lolium perenne isolate Kyuss_39 chromosome 3, Kyuss_2.0, whole genome shotgun sequence genome encodes the following:
- the LOC127343210 gene encoding mannan endo-1,4-beta-mannosidase 1, with protein sequence MKLHHGAVVALLLFLCVVHGAEAAGGGFVRAQGTRFVLNGNPYYANGFNAYWLMTMAADPAQRGKVTSALTQAAARGLTVARTWAFSDGGSNALQYSPGNYNENTFKGLDFVLSEARKAGVKVILSLVNNYDTFGGKKQYVDWARGQGQAIGSDDEFFTNAVVKGFYKNHIKTVLTRVNTVSGVAYKDDPTILAWELMNEPRCQSDLSGRSIQSWIAEMAAHVKSIDGNHMLEAGLEGFYGTSSSVNPAGHLVGTDFIANNQVPGIDFATVHSYPDQWLSSSDDRAQLSFLARWLDAHIADAQRTLRKPLLIAEFGKSQRDPGFTSAQRDAQFGLVYAKIYQSARTGGPAVGGLFWQLMADGMDSYGDGYEVIFAEAPPSTTAVITTQSRKLKLLGKALARGATGNGGN encoded by the exons ATGAAGCTTCATCATGGAGCAGTAGTTGCTCTGCTATTGTTCCTATGCGTCGTCCACGGAGCAGAGGCCGCGGGAGGCGGGTTCGTGCGGGCGCAGGGCACCCGCTTCGTGCTGAACGGGAACCCCTACTACGCCAACGGGTTCAACGCCTACTGGCTCATGACCATGGCCGCCGACCCCGCGCAGAGGGGCAAGGTCACCTCCGCGCTCACTCAGGCCGCTGCCCGGGGCCTCACCGTCGCCAGGACATGGGCCTTCAGCGACGGCGGAAGCAATGCGCTGCAGTACTCGCCAGGCAACTACAACGAGAACACCTTCAAG GGGTTGGATTTCGTGCTGTCTGAGGCTAGGAAGGCTGGGGTTAAGGTGATACTGAGCCTTGTGAACAACTACGATACCTTCGGAGGGAAGAAGCAGTATGTGGACTGGGCGAGAGGGCAGGGGCAGGCCATTGGATCTGACGACGAGTTCTTCACCAACGCTGTTGTCAAGGGCTTCTACAAGAACCATATCAAG ACCGTGCTGACTCGGGTGAACACGGTGAGCGGGGTGGCGTACAAGGACGACCCGACGATCCTGGCGTGGGAGCTGATGAACGAGCCCCGCTGCCAGTCCGACCTCTCCGGGCGCTCCATCCAGTCGTGGATCGCCGAGATGGCGGCGCACGTCAAGTCCATCGACGGCAACCACATGCTGGAGGCCGGCCTGGAGGGCTTCTACGGCACCTCGTCGTCGGTGAACCCGGCCGGCCACCTGGTGGGCACCGACTTCATCGCCAACAACCAGGTCCCCGGCatcgacttcgccaccgtgcactcctACCCGGACCAGTGGCTCTCCAGCTCCGACGACCGCGCGCAGCTCAGCTTCCTGGCCCGGTGGCTGGACGCGCACATCGCCGACGCGCAGCGCACGCTGCGGAAGCCGCTGCTCATCGCCGAGTTCGGCAAGTCGCAGAGGGACCCCGGGTTCACCAGCGCCCAGCGGGACGCGCAGTTCGGCCTCGTGTACGCCAAGATCTACCAGTCCGCGCGCACGGGCGGGCCGGCCGTCGGCGGTCTCTTCTGGCAGCTCATGGCCGACGGCATGGACTCCTACGGGGACGGCTACGAGGTCATCTTCGCCGAGGCGCCGCCCTCCACCACCGCCGTCATCACGACGCAGAGCCGGAAGCTCaagctgcttggcaaggcgttggCGAGGGGGGCGACCGGCAACGGTGGCAACTAG